In one Silene latifolia isolate original U9 population chromosome 10, ASM4854445v1, whole genome shotgun sequence genomic region, the following are encoded:
- the LOC141608860 gene encoding 11S globulin seed storage protein Jug r 4-like, giving the protein MKLACLPLALTLLLLCPSTILGQIWGLQGQQSTFGQSTQQRRLPRGQQIQNDCQINQLTAAEPTNRIESEAGVTEIWEPRQQQELKCAGVTVIRHHIENKGLALPHYANAPIITYVVNGRGLIGVTIPGCPETYESGSSSEQSFSREGREESIDRHQKVRRIRQGEIIALPAGVSKWIYNDGQERLTLVSLYDTNNFQNQLDENLKGFFLAGNPQGRGGGGERRHETRRHGQGGQEKLGKNIFSGFDDELLAEAFGVDRELINRLPGQRDNRGAIIRVERHLRVLGPEWDDREEQVQRQLRDQEGQQDWRERTHRGGRGGRQGRQEEEEEWRERTHNEGRQGRGGQGSREEEEYDQSRERRPYHPGGRGSQGREEEWRGEEDERRERQHHGRGQRQGEEERQSCPRREGQRGSRGCSNGVEETLCSLRLTEDIDNPENADVFNPHGGRLTSVNSHKLRILNFLQLSAEKVKLYKNAILAPHWRVNAHTICYFTRGEGRIQVVDHQGRLVFDDTVNEGQLLTIPQNFVVVKRAGREGLEWVSFLTNDDAIISPLAGRISAIRGMPDEVVMNSFSVSREDAHKLKYSRSEFTLFSPSNATESRRGMFAIM; this is encoded by the exons ATGAAACTTGCATGTCTTCCTCTTGCATTAACACTTCTACTACTTTGCCCTAGTACAATTCTAGGGCAAATTTGGGGTCTCCAAGGTCAACAATCCACATTTGGCCAGTCGACGCAGCAGCGTCGACTTCCACGTGGCCAACAGATTCAGAATGACTGTCAGATTAACCAGTTGACCGCGGCTGAGCCAACTAATCGAATTGAGTCTGAGGCTGGAGTGACGGAGATTTGGGAACCGCGTCAACAACAAGAGTTGAAGTGTGCCGGTGTTACGGTGATTCGTCATCATATAGAGAATAAGGGACTTGCCTTGCCTCATTATGCTAATGCACCTATCATCACCTATGTTGTTAATG GTAGGGGATTGATCGGAGTGACAATCCCGGGTTGCCCAGAGACATACGAGTCAGGATCATCTTCTGAACAATCCTTCTCACGTGAGGGAAGAGAAGAATCCATCGACCGACATCAGAAGGTTAGACGCATCCGACAAGGAGAAATCATCGCCTTGCCGGCTGGTGTCTCGAAATGGATCTACAACGATGGACAAGAGCGTCTCACTTTGGTCTCTTTGTATGACACTAACAACTTCCAAAACCAGCTTGATGAAAACTTGAAG GGATTCTTCTTAGCCGGAAACCCACAAGGGAGAGGTGGAGGTGGTGAGAGGCGACACGAAACTCGCCGTCATGGCCAAGGAGGCCAAGAAAAGCTAGGCAAGAACATCTTCAGCGGCTTTGATGACGAACTCTTGGCTGAAGCCTTTGGTGTTGATCGAGAACTAATTAACCGTCTCCCGGGCCAGAGGGACAACAGGGGTGCCATTATCCGCGTTGAGAGACACCTTAGGGTTTTGGGCCCAGAGTGGGACGATCGAGAAGAGCAAGTGCAACGCCAACTCCGAGATCAGGAGGGACAACAGGATTGGAGAGAAAGAACTCATCGTGGAGGTCGTGGAGGCCGTCAAGGTCgacaagaagaggaagaagagtgGAGAGAAAGAACTCATAATGAAGGTCGACAAGGACGTGGAGGACAAGGTAGTCGGGAAGAGGAGGAATATGATCAGAGCAGGGAGAGACGACCATATCACCCTGGAGGTCGAGGTAGCCAGGGCCGCGAAGAGGAGTGGAGAGGCGAAGAAGATGAAAGGAGAGAAAGACAACACCATGGACGCGGCCAACGTCAGGGAGAAGAGGAGAGGCAAAGTTGCCCACGTCGAGAAGGCCAACGCGGAAGCAGAGGATGCTCGAATGGTGTCGAGGAGACGCTTTGCAGTCTAAGGCTCACGGAAGACATTGACAACCCGGAAAATGCCGATGTGTTTAACCCACATGGTGGACGCTTAACCTCTGTCAATAGCCATAAACTCCGCATCCTTAACTTCCTCCAACTTAGTGCTGAGAAAGTTAAGCTTTACAAG AATGCCATACTAGCACCACACTGGAGGGTAAACGCCCACACAATATGCTACTTCACAAGAGGAGAAGGCCGAATCCAAGTGGTCGACCACCAAGGCCGTCTAGTCTTCGATGACACGGTCAACGAAGGACAACTCCTAACAATCCCACAAAACTTCGTAGTAGTGAAGCGAGCAGGACGAGAGGGCTTAGAATGGGTTTCCTTCCTCACCAACGACGATGCAATAATAAGTCCTCTAGCCGGTCGCATCTCGGCCATTAGAGGCATGCCCGATGA